A section of the Acidobacteriota bacterium genome encodes:
- a CDS encoding GNAT family N-acetyltransferase, which yields MEIRTRDVTTALWPDVESLFGARGACGGCWCWYWRLAKGESWDAVKGEPARRRLRRGIANGAVMGVLAYADAEPVGWCTYGPRPSFARLDRAPSLRCPDADAVWSVPCFFVRRDHRGRGVATALLAAVVAAIRARGGRIVEGYPVKPARTGRQPDAFAWTGTRAQFERAGFVLAGNPDGGKQRYRLRLAGE from the coding sequence ATGGAGATCCGGACACGCGATGTGACCACAGCGCTCTGGCCCGACGTGGAGTCCCTGTTCGGCGCCCGCGGCGCCTGCGGGGGGTGCTGGTGCTGGTACTGGCGCCTGGCCAAAGGCGAGTCGTGGGACGCGGTCAAGGGCGAGCCGGCCCGGCGGCGGCTGCGTCGGGGGATCGCCAACGGCGCGGTCATGGGCGTGCTCGCCTATGCGGATGCCGAACCGGTGGGCTGGTGCACCTACGGGCCGCGTCCGTCGTTCGCCCGGTTGGATCGCGCGCCCAGCCTCCGGTGCCCGGACGCCGATGCCGTGTGGTCGGTGCCGTGCTTTTTCGTCCGGCGGGACCATCGCGGCCGGGGGGTGGCCACCGCGCTGCTGGCCGCCGTGGTGGCGGCGATCCGGGCCCGCGGCGGCCGGATTGTCGAAGGGTATCCGGTCAAGCCGGCCCGGACCGGCCGCCAGCCGGACGCCTTTGCCTGGACGGGGACCCGGGCGCAGTTCGAGCGGGCGGGCTTTGTGTTGGCGGGCAATCCCGACGGCGGGAAGCAGCGGTACCGGCTCCGGCTGGCCGGCGAGTGA
- a CDS encoding PP2C family protein-serine/threonine phosphatase → MLKYHRPLLVQDLLRDERFHVPGNQEFPIRSLLGVPLMSKGRMIGMLALFNKKTGDSFTDDDQRLLSIIGAQAAQVIENSRLFEEEQALQRMQEELRLAFELQVNLLPKLPPTITGYDIAGRSRPARQVGGDYFDFIEVQQDHVAFCLGDATGKGMPAAMLMANLQATIRGQAKVSASVSDCLQRANTMLYHSTSAEKFATLFFGCLDTSAHRFCFANAGHCPPILMDAAGAARRLTQGGMVLGCLEDSAYSDDAVRLQPGDVLTLFSDGVTEAMNGQDEEFGELRLEAVIRDNREQPAEVLIEAVFRSVCEHAGDRAQADDMTAVVFKRCVDRSGNGMADLRQGGGNGAVPPDAQAEVASRVRGSHARVLHGAGAAGAAGAARSIRGGPPARPHRT, encoded by the coding sequence ATGCTCAAATATCACCGGCCGCTGCTGGTGCAGGACCTGCTGCGGGACGAACGCTTCCACGTGCCCGGCAATCAGGAATTTCCCATCCGGTCACTCCTGGGCGTGCCCCTGATGTCGAAAGGTCGAATGATCGGCATGCTGGCGCTGTTCAACAAAAAAACGGGAGACAGCTTCACCGACGATGACCAACGATTGCTGAGCATCATTGGAGCCCAGGCGGCGCAGGTGATTGAGAACAGCCGGTTGTTTGAGGAAGAGCAGGCCCTGCAGCGGATGCAGGAGGAACTGCGGCTGGCCTTCGAGCTGCAGGTCAATCTCCTGCCGAAACTGCCGCCGACCATCACGGGCTATGACATCGCCGGTCGCAGCCGGCCCGCCCGCCAGGTGGGCGGGGATTATTTCGACTTCATCGAGGTGCAGCAAGACCACGTGGCGTTCTGTCTGGGCGATGCCACGGGGAAAGGCATGCCGGCGGCGATGCTGATGGCCAATCTCCAGGCCACGATCCGGGGACAGGCCAAGGTCAGCGCCAGCGTCTCCGATTGCCTGCAGCGGGCCAACACCATGCTGTATCACAGCACGTCGGCGGAGAAGTTCGCAACCCTCTTTTTCGGATGTCTCGACACATCCGCTCACCGGTTCTGCTTCGCCAACGCCGGACACTGCCCGCCGATCCTGATGGATGCGGCCGGCGCCGCCCGCCGGCTGACTCAGGGCGGAATGGTGCTGGGTTGTTTGGAGGATTCCGCCTATTCGGACGACGCGGTGAGACTCCAACCCGGAGACGTGTTGACGCTGTTCTCCGACGGGGTCACCGAGGCGATGAACGGGCAGGACGAGGAATTCGGCGAACTCCGCTTGGAGGCGGTCATCCGCGACAACCGGGAGCAGCCGGCCGAGGTGTTGATCGAAGCGGTGTTTCGGTCGGTTTGTGAGCACGCGGGCGATCGGGCCCAGGCCGATGACATGACCGCGGTGGTGTTCAAGCGGTGTGTCGACCGGTCTGGAAACGGCATGGCAGATCTGCGGCAAGGAGGCGGCAATGGGGCTGTTCCTCCGGATGCTCAAGCTGAAGTTGCATCCCGAGTTCGTGGATCTCATGCAAGAGTTCTACACGGGGCGGGTGCTGCAGGCGCTGCGGGCGCAGCCCGCTCTATTCGAGGCGGTCCTCCTGCTCGCCCGCACCGAACATGA
- a CDS encoding ParA family protein — protein MRRVVVINFKGGVGKTTTAVNVSFGLAELGFHVLLVDNDPQANATFVLDRKFRYSLTEVYREEVPLEQAIVNVRPNLDLIPASKSLSNINTWLIENSIPNRAQVLDRVLARAPEYDFMIMDTAPSFSLLNANAISYAREAWVPVAMEYLALANVRELIHVFSRAEVHLARKIPISNVIPYFVDSRNKKTRQIMRMLQDIFGDNLTNPIHTNVKVSEACFHFKTVLEYDPESRGAKDFRLLIRKIVEENSRYQSN, from the coding sequence ATGCGCAGAGTTGTGGTGATCAATTTCAAGGGCGGAGTGGGCAAGACCACCACGGCGGTCAACGTGTCCTTCGGGCTGGCCGAACTGGGCTTTCACGTCCTGTTGGTGGACAACGATCCGCAGGCCAACGCCACCTTTGTGCTGGACCGGAAATTCAGGTACAGCCTGACCGAAGTGTACCGGGAGGAAGTGCCGCTGGAGCAGGCCATCGTGAACGTGCGGCCAAACCTGGACCTCATTCCAGCGTCGAAATCGCTGTCCAACATCAACACCTGGCTGATCGAGAACAGCATTCCCAACCGGGCCCAAGTACTGGACCGCGTGCTGGCGCGGGCCCCGGAATACGACTTCATGATTATGGACACGGCGCCCAGCTTCTCGCTCCTCAACGCGAACGCGATCTCCTACGCCCGCGAAGCATGGGTGCCGGTGGCCATGGAATACCTTGCGCTGGCCAATGTCCGGGAGTTGATCCACGTGTTTTCACGGGCCGAGGTGCATCTGGCCCGCAAGATCCCCATCAGCAACGTCATCCCCTATTTTGTGGATTCCCGCAACAAGAAGACCCGCCAGATCATGCGGATGCTGCAGGACATCTTCGGCGACAATCTGACCAATCCTATTCACACGAACGTCAAGGTGTCCGAGGCCTGCTTCCATTTCAAGACGGTTCTGGAATACGATCCCGAGTCCCGCGGCGCTAAGGATTTCAGATTGCTCATCCGGAAGATCGTCGAAGAGAATTCCCGTTACCAATCCAACTGA
- the truD gene encoding tRNA pseudouridine(13) synthase TruD, whose translation MKLKVLPEDFLVEEVLSTAIGREPAAFRVYLLRKRSWDTFDLLDVLARRLHVRRGDISLGGIKDRHGDTTQHVAVPDRADLPDVVTDVNYELTAVGFSRRPLSARDVRGNRFRITLRDVAPGEAAAVRDAAAAAGRDGFPNYFDDQRFGSARHGRGFMGKAIFLGERERALRLFFEPSRWDPPRERALKAAVLAHWGRWRQMPDQPFGPYRKVLQVLTTESFERSYTRALAAVDKDRLQMALNAYQSFLFNEILSRWLLRRHPEADGPLRRRRYLVGEMVFPERLSMELRAELGTLKLPVPASDSVIADPAIRAMVEDVLAEEGIRLDHLRVRKIPGLSVQATERSAWVLPEGLAVAPAEPDDLNPGRCAIGLDFFLPRGAYATVLIKRLGG comes from the coding sequence ATGAAACTCAAAGTTCTCCCCGAAGATTTTTTGGTCGAGGAAGTGCTGAGCACGGCGATCGGCCGGGAACCAGCGGCGTTCCGCGTGTACCTACTGCGCAAGCGGAGTTGGGACACCTTCGACCTGCTGGATGTACTTGCCCGACGGTTGCACGTTCGCCGTGGTGACATTTCGCTCGGCGGCATCAAGGACCGCCACGGCGACACGACGCAACACGTGGCCGTACCCGACCGGGCCGACTTGCCGGACGTGGTCACCGACGTCAACTACGAACTGACCGCGGTGGGATTCTCACGCCGGCCCCTGTCCGCCCGGGACGTGCGCGGAAACCGCTTCCGGATCACCCTGCGGGACGTCGCTCCGGGCGAAGCGGCGGCGGTGCGCGACGCAGCCGCGGCGGCGGGGCGCGACGGTTTTCCGAATTACTTCGACGACCAACGTTTCGGTTCGGCTCGCCACGGTCGCGGTTTCATGGGGAAAGCGATCTTCCTGGGCGAGCGCGAGCGGGCGCTGCGGCTGTTCTTCGAGCCGTCCCGCTGGGACCCGCCGCGGGAGCGCGCGCTCAAGGCCGCCGTGCTGGCCCACTGGGGGCGCTGGCGCCAGATGCCGGATCAGCCGTTCGGTCCGTACCGGAAGGTCCTGCAGGTTCTGACCACCGAGTCCTTCGAGCGGTCGTACACCCGGGCGCTGGCGGCCGTCGACAAGGATCGGCTGCAGATGGCGCTCAACGCGTATCAATCGTTCTTGTTCAACGAGATTCTGTCGCGATGGCTGCTCCGCCGCCACCCGGAGGCGGACGGCCCGCTCCGCCGCCGCCGCTATCTGGTTGGGGAAATGGTTTTTCCGGAGCGCCTCTCGATGGAATTGCGGGCGGAGCTCGGAACCTTGAAACTGCCGGTGCCGGCATCTGACAGCGTGATCGCCGATCCGGCGATCCGGGCGATGGTGGAGGATGTGCTTGCCGAAGAAGGCATCCGCCTCGATCATCTCCGGGTAAGAAAAATACCCGGACTGTCGGTTCAGGCCACGGAACGGTCCGCGTGGGTGCTGCCGGAGGGACTGGCGGTGGCTCCTGCGGAACCGGACGACCTCAATCCGGGACGATGCGCCATCGGTCTGGATTTCTTCCTGCCGAGGGGCGCCTACGCCACGGTGCTGATCAAGCGTCTGGGTGGCTGA
- a CDS encoding toxic anion resistance protein, whose amino-acid sequence MESQPATVPEAPEQAVQLSAHDRERIDAIKHQTDLSQNQAILEYGADVQGKISHFADQVLGEVRAKDAGKVGDMLTDLLLHVKSVKVHRLAEGPGFLASLPLIGGLFDRIKRFMAEYQSLSTQIDRIAGHLDKARNQLLQDVSLLDKLFEQNVLHFKDLEVYIQAGEEKLAEFQRTILTDARAKAEHSGDPIDIQRADDLGRLANRFEKRLHDLKLSKTVSLQTLPQIRLIQAGNQELAEKIQSSILNTIPLWKNQMVIAIGLIRQKKALELQREVSATTDELLRRNAELLKESTVEIAKEAEKGIVDVETVRKVNTDLITTIEEVIRIQREGRNRRQAAEQELVRLEQELKDKLAATGK is encoded by the coding sequence ATGGAATCACAACCCGCCACCGTGCCCGAGGCGCCGGAACAAGCCGTGCAATTGTCGGCGCATGACCGGGAGCGGATCGACGCGATCAAACATCAGACCGATCTGAGCCAGAACCAGGCCATCCTCGAGTACGGCGCGGACGTTCAGGGCAAGATCTCGCATTTTGCCGATCAGGTGCTCGGCGAGGTGCGGGCCAAGGATGCCGGGAAGGTGGGCGACATGCTCACCGATCTCCTCCTGCATGTCAAGTCGGTCAAGGTCCACCGTCTGGCCGAAGGGCCAGGCTTCCTGGCATCCCTGCCGCTGATCGGCGGCCTGTTCGATCGGATCAAGCGGTTCATGGCCGAGTATCAGTCGCTCAGCACCCAGATCGATCGGATCGCCGGTCATCTCGACAAGGCGCGGAACCAGCTGCTGCAGGACGTCTCGCTGCTGGACAAGCTGTTCGAGCAGAACGTGCTCCACTTCAAGGATCTCGAGGTCTACATCCAGGCAGGCGAGGAAAAGTTGGCGGAATTTCAACGGACCATTCTGACCGACGCACGGGCGAAGGCCGAACACAGCGGCGATCCCATTGACATCCAACGGGCCGACGATTTGGGCCGGCTGGCGAACCGCTTCGAAAAACGGCTCCACGACCTGAAGCTGAGCAAAACGGTGTCGCTCCAGACGCTCCCCCAGATCCGGCTGATCCAAGCCGGCAATCAGGAGCTGGCTGAGAAGATCCAGAGCTCTATTCTCAACACCATCCCGCTGTGGAAAAATCAGATGGTGATCGCCATCGGGCTGATCCGCCAGAAGAAGGCGCTGGAGTTGCAGCGCGAGGTGTCCGCGACGACCGACGAGCTGCTGCGGCGCAACGCCGAACTGCTCAAGGAGAGCACGGTGGAGATCGCCAAGGAAGCGGAGAAAGGAATCGTGGATGTGGAGACCGTCCGCAAGGTCAACACCGACCTGATCACGACCATCGAGGAAGTGATCCGGATCCAGCGGGAGGGCCGCAATCGGCGCCAGGCGGCTGAGCAGGAACTCGTCCGCCTGGAACAGGAGCTGAAGGACAAACTGGCCGCCACCGGCAAATAG
- a CDS encoding DUF2059 domain-containing protein, with protein MMWRVLVVTAFLAGFAAAQEAAPPPTGSPVSPAKRELVLQIIAIIEPAKLTGEIETALIADLERRYPQILAQVVPGLTRPEEESARSAHDRAVAESFQRVAKRFRTLYEERIQLAQILEEIYMPLYDKYYTDAELQDLLTFYRTPTGGKTLRVTTQLVQEAVDGSNARLMPQLLGIFQEVMEEEKAAWPKPEPPREQTPKDAPVEPPPPAAGAHS; from the coding sequence ATGATGTGGCGCGTGTTGGTGGTGACGGCGTTCTTGGCGGGATTCGCGGCGGCTCAGGAAGCGGCTCCTCCGCCGACCGGTTCACCCGTTTCGCCGGCCAAACGGGAACTGGTGCTTCAGATCATCGCCATCATTGAACCGGCCAAGCTCACCGGTGAGATTGAAACGGCGCTCATTGCGGATCTGGAGCGGCGTTATCCTCAGATCCTGGCGCAGGTGGTGCCGGGACTCACCCGGCCGGAGGAGGAATCGGCGAGAAGCGCCCACGACCGGGCCGTGGCTGAGAGTTTCCAGCGCGTCGCCAAACGCTTCCGGACGCTGTATGAGGAACGGATCCAGCTTGCCCAGATCCTTGAAGAAATCTACATGCCCCTGTATGATAAGTATTACACGGACGCGGAACTCCAGGACCTCCTCACCTTCTACCGGACGCCCACCGGCGGCAAAACGTTGCGCGTCACGACCCAGCTGGTCCAGGAAGCCGTGGACGGGTCCAACGCCCGATTGATGCCCCAGTTGCTGGGAATTTTCCAAGAGGTGATGGAGGAGGAGAAGGCGGCGTGGCCGAAACCTGAGCCGCCCCGAGAGCAGACGCCGAAAGATGCGCCGGTAGAGCCCCCGCCTCCTGCCGCGGGCGCCCATTCGTGA
- a CDS encoding 16S rRNA (uracil(1498)-N(3))-methyltransferase encodes MGRKTAPQDLTHSRTVRVFVEGGVAGQEVRLGVEEVRHLFRVLRLRAGARVTGFDGEGREYSGVLSVLDAHAGRLHITQVVTVPPPELPEICLAPALIRPDAFAWIIQKATELGADRLLPLVADHCSRTDARDASPCRRMRWERIARESLKQCGRNHRLQIAEPVSSRELLGNPPGGEAWLCHPAEAEPLLADAAEGQRPMRVIVAVGPEGGWSEDEVSIARSAGFRPVHLGQYVLRAETGALAALSLVMSRWRWR; translated from the coding sequence GTGGGAAGAAAAACGGCCCCTCAGGATCTGACGCACAGCCGAACTGTCCGCGTTTTTGTGGAGGGGGGCGTCGCCGGGCAGGAAGTCCGGTTGGGCGTCGAGGAGGTTCGGCATTTGTTCCGGGTGCTCCGGTTGCGAGCCGGGGCCCGCGTGACGGGTTTCGACGGCGAGGGGCGGGAATACTCGGGGGTGTTGTCCGTGCTGGATGCGCACGCAGGCCGGCTCCACATCACGCAGGTTGTGACCGTGCCCCCGCCCGAATTGCCTGAAATCTGCCTGGCCCCGGCGTTGATCCGGCCCGATGCCTTCGCGTGGATCATCCAGAAGGCGACGGAACTGGGTGCGGACCGGCTGCTGCCGCTGGTGGCCGACCACTGCTCGCGAACGGACGCGCGCGACGCTTCACCCTGCCGGCGGATGCGGTGGGAGCGGATCGCGCGGGAGAGCCTCAAGCAGTGCGGCCGGAACCACCGGTTGCAGATCGCCGAACCGGTTTCCTCCCGCGAACTGCTGGGGAACCCGCCTGGCGGCGAGGCCTGGCTCTGCCACCCCGCCGAAGCCGAGCCCCTTCTCGCCGACGCGGCGGAGGGCCAGCGACCGATGCGGGTCATCGTCGCCGTGGGACCCGAAGGTGGTTGGAGCGAGGACGAGGTCAGCATCGCCCGGTCGGCCGGATTCCGGCCCGTTCATCTGGGCCAGTATGTGCTCAGGGCCGAAACGGGCGCGCTGGCGGCGCTGTCGCTGGTGATGAGCCGGTGGCGGTGGCGGTGA
- the purH gene encoding bifunctional phosphoribosylaminoimidazolecarboxamide formyltransferase/IMP cyclohydrolase translates to MRVRTAFLSVHDKRGLPELAAALVRHGAAIISTGGTARLLRGCGLNVREVSDVTGFPELLDGRVKTLHPAVHAGILARRNRPTDMDSLDERGIEPIDLVAVNLYPFAERIACGITVPEALEEIDIGGVTLIRAAAKNYPDVAVVVDPDDYLRVIRELDETGGLALDSRLALARKAFETTAVYDAGICQYLNTAVITDGTVQQAAPAAGLPELICHVLRRQRPLRYGENPHQSAAVYGVSGRPLDGWLAAEQLHGKELSYNNYQDMDAAWQLVVEFETCACAIIKHANPCGVALGDSGAQAFRRAFETDPDSAYGSIIAFNRLVDGPTAREIGKLFVEVIIAPDFDPEALGVFSRKKDLRLIRKPAPRPGPPALQFRSIEGAVLVQEADTGALRREDLRVVTAREPAEALWTDLLFAWYCVKHVKSNGIVVARECRLLGSGAGQTSRVDSTRIAISKSRQPLAGAVLASDAFIPFRDTLDLAADAGIAAVIQPGGSIRDEEVIAAADVRGLAMVFTGRRHFRH, encoded by the coding sequence ATCCGTGTCCGGACCGCCTTCCTCAGCGTCCACGACAAGCGCGGCCTCCCGGAACTGGCCGCCGCTCTGGTGCGCCATGGGGCCGCCATCATCTCCACCGGCGGCACCGCCCGCCTGCTCCGAGGATGTGGCCTAAATGTGCGCGAGGTGTCTGATGTGACCGGGTTCCCCGAGCTGCTGGACGGACGGGTGAAAACCCTCCATCCGGCAGTGCACGCAGGAATTCTGGCCCGCCGCAATCGCCCGACCGACATGGACAGCCTCGACGAGCGCGGCATTGAGCCGATTGACCTGGTGGCCGTGAATTTGTACCCGTTTGCGGAGCGGATCGCCTGTGGCATCACCGTGCCAGAAGCGCTGGAAGAGATCGACATCGGCGGCGTCACCCTCATCCGGGCGGCTGCCAAGAATTATCCCGACGTGGCCGTGGTGGTGGACCCGGATGATTATCTCCGGGTGATCCGGGAGTTGGATGAGACGGGCGGCCTCGCCCTGGATTCCCGTCTGGCGCTGGCTCGGAAGGCGTTTGAGACCACGGCCGTGTACGACGCAGGCATCTGCCAATATCTGAATACCGCTGTCATCACGGACGGCACGGTACAACAGGCGGCACCTGCCGCCGGGCTGCCCGAGCTCATCTGCCACGTGCTGCGTCGGCAGCGCCCCCTGCGCTATGGTGAGAATCCCCACCAGAGCGCGGCTGTTTACGGAGTCAGCGGGCGACCGCTGGACGGCTGGCTGGCCGCGGAGCAGTTGCACGGCAAAGAACTCTCCTACAACAATTATCAGGACATGGACGCCGCCTGGCAGTTGGTGGTGGAATTCGAGACGTGCGCCTGCGCCATCATCAAGCATGCCAATCCGTGCGGCGTCGCGTTGGGCGATTCCGGCGCCCAGGCGTTCCGTCGGGCGTTTGAGACCGATCCCGACTCGGCCTATGGCTCCATCATCGCTTTCAACCGCCTCGTGGACGGGCCGACCGCCCGGGAGATCGGCAAGCTGTTCGTCGAGGTGATCATCGCACCCGATTTCGATCCTGAGGCGCTCGGCGTCTTCAGCCGCAAGAAGGACCTGCGGCTGATCCGCAAGCCGGCGCCCCGGCCCGGCCCGCCCGCTCTGCAATTCCGCAGCATTGAAGGTGCGGTCCTGGTCCAGGAGGCCGACACCGGTGCGCTCCGGCGTGAAGACCTCCGTGTCGTGACCGCCCGCGAGCCGGCCGAGGCGTTGTGGACGGATTTGCTCTTCGCCTGGTACTGCGTGAAGCACGTCAAATCCAACGGCATTGTTGTCGCCCGGGAGTGCCGACTGTTGGGCTCTGGCGCCGGCCAGACCAGCCGGGTGGATTCCACCCGGATCGCCATTTCCAAATCGCGTCAGCCTCTGGCCGGGGCGGTACTGGCATCGGACGCCTTCATCCCGTTCCGTGACACTCTGGATCTTGCCGCCGATGCGGGCATCGCCGCGGTGATTCAACCCGGCGGCTCCATCCGGGACGAAGAGGTCATCGCCGCGGCCGATGTCCGCGGGTTGGCCATGGTGTTCACCGGCCGGCGGCACTTCCGGCACTGA
- a CDS encoding Gfo/Idh/MocA family oxidoreductase produces MIKAAVIGVGSLGQHHARILTSTADVRLVGVADINPDQGRAVAERYGTRFFEDYRELVSLTDCVTVAAPTTDHHRICVPFLDAGRHVLVEKPIAADPADARDLIRRAAHAGVVLQVGHLERFNPAFLAVRGLARDPRFFEAHRLGVFVPRCLDVDVVLDLMIHDLDLVLHLVQSEIRDIRASGAPVLTGKIDIASARIEFANGAVANLTASRISAEKLRKFRWFQEGQYFSVDLGRQAVVSRRVQPADNPVGREMVAQEISVQAGEPLRLELVSFIRAVRGEAPNGCRGEEGLAALDAAHAVLARIAAGR; encoded by the coding sequence ATGATCAAGGCCGCGGTGATCGGTGTCGGATCCCTGGGGCAGCACCACGCCCGCATTCTGACCTCCACCGCCGATGTGCGCCTGGTGGGTGTCGCCGACATCAATCCCGACCAAGGTCGAGCCGTGGCGGAACGCTATGGGACCCGATTTTTTGAGGACTATCGGGAACTTGTCTCGCTGACTGACTGCGTCACCGTCGCCGCCCCCACCACCGACCACCACCGGATCTGCGTGCCGTTTCTCGACGCCGGCCGACACGTGCTGGTGGAAAAACCCATCGCCGCCGATCCCGCCGACGCACGGGACCTCATCCGGCGAGCCGCCCACGCCGGAGTGGTGCTGCAGGTCGGCCACCTGGAGCGGTTCAATCCGGCCTTCCTCGCCGTCCGCGGCTTGGCCCGGGATCCGCGGTTTTTCGAGGCCCATCGGCTGGGTGTGTTCGTCCCCCGCTGCCTCGATGTGGACGTTGTCTTGGACCTGATGATTCATGATCTGGACCTCGTGCTGCACCTGGTCCAGTCGGAAATCCGGGACATCCGGGCCTCCGGTGCGCCGGTCCTGACCGGCAAGATCGATATCGCCAGCGCCCGCATCGAGTTCGCCAACGGCGCGGTGGCCAATCTGACCGCCAGCCGGATCTCAGCGGAAAAACTCCGCAAGTTCCGCTGGTTCCAGGAGGGCCAATACTTCAGCGTTGACCTCGGCCGCCAGGCCGTCGTGTCGCGCCGGGTGCAGCCCGCCGACAATCCCGTGGGTCGGGAGATGGTGGCCCAGGAGATCTCTGTTCAGGCCGGTGAACCGCTTCGTCTCGAGCTGGTGTCTTTCATCCGAGCGGTTCGGGGAGAAGCCCCCAACGGCTGCCGCGGCGAGGAAGGGCTGGCCGCGCTAGATGCCGCGCACGCGGTCCTGGCTCGAATTGCCGCCGGTCGCTAG